In the Streptomyces coeruleoprunus genome, GGGTGGAGGGCAGTCCCAGTCCGGCGGCGGCGCGGCGGACGCCGAGGTCCGTGGGGAGGAACGCGTCCGGGTCGCCCAGGGCGCGCATGGCGACGACCTCGACGGTCCAGGGGCCGATGCCGGGCAGGGCGAGCAGCTGGGCGCGGGCCTCCTCCCAGTCGCTGTCGAGGCCGAGTTCGACGCGGCCGTCGGCGAGCCCGGCCACCAGGGTGGTGAGCGTGGCGCGGCGGGTGCGCGGGAGGGCCAGTGCCTCGGGGTCGAGGGCGGCCAGCGCCTCGGGGGTCGGGAACAGGTGGGTTAGGCCGCCCTCGGGGTCGTCGACGGGCGTGCCGTGCGCGGTGACGAGGCGGCCGGCGTGGGTGCGGGCGGCGGCGGTGGAGACCTGCTGGCCGAGCACGGCGCGTACGGCGAACTCGGCGGCGTCCACGGTGCGGGGCACCCGGCGGCCGGGCGCCCGCTCCACGAGCGGGGCGAGCAGGGGGTCGCCGCGCAGTTCCCCGTCGACGGCGACGGGGTCGGCGTCGAGGTCGAGGAGCCAGCGGCAGCGGCTGATGGCGTGGGTGAGGTCCCGGTGGTCGGTGAGGGTGAGGCGGCAGGAGATGTGGTCGGGCCTCGGGGCGAGGGCGACGATGCCGTGCCCGTACGGGAGGGTGAGGGTGCGGCGGTAGGCGCCGTCCCGCCACTCCTCGACGCCGGGGACGGCGGTGGCGGCGAGGTGGCCGAAGAGGTTGGACGGGTTGAGGGGCTCGCGGTACGGCAGGCGCAGGGTGATCACGCCGGGGGTGGGGGTCCGGTCGGTGGTGCCGCGGCGGGTGGCGCGCAGGCGCAGCTCGCCGGGGGCGAGGGCGAAGACCTCGCGGACGGTGTCGTTGAAAGTGCGGACGGAGGAGAACCCGGCCGCGAAGGCGACGTCCGCCATGGGCAGCGCGGTCGTCTCGATCAGGACGCGGGCGGTCTGGGCGCGCTGGGCCCGGGCCAGGGCGAGCGGTCCCGCGCCCAGTTCGGCGAGCAGCTGGCGTTCGATCTGGCGGGTGGAGTAGCCGAGCCGGGCGGCGAGCCCGGGGACGCCCTCGCGGTCGACGACGCCGTCGCGGATGAGGCGCATGGCGCGGGCGACGGTGTCGGCGCGGGCGTTCCACTCCGGGGAGCCGGGCGTGGTGTCGGGACGGCAGCGCTTGCAGGCCCGGAAGCCGGCCTGCTGGCAGGCGGCGGCGCTGGGGTAGAAGGTCATGTTCTCCGGCTTGGGCGGCACGACCGGGCAGCTGGGGCGGCAGTAGATGCGGGTGGTGAGGACGGCGGTGAAGAACCAGCCGTCGAAGCGGGCGTCCTTGGACTGGACGGCCCGTACGCAGCGCTCGGTGTCGGTGTGCATGCCTCCAGGATGGGGGACGCGCACGGGTGTCGGCTGGCGGAAAAACGACATGAGGGTGGCGCTGCCTGCGGCCGGTTCTCTTTCTCTCGGAGGCCGATTACGGGCTAGGAGGCGCTCGGCACGGACCGTAGCGTGACGTCGGCGCGCCCCGGTGGCGGCCGTGACCTGCACGCATACGAGGGGGAGACACGGTGGGACGGCCCGAGAAGCCGGTGGATCCGGGCGCGGGCCCGGTGCAGCGCTTCGCGTACGAGCTGCGCAAGCTGCGCGAGGAGGCGGGCCGGCCGACGTACCGGGCCATGGCCGCCCGCGCCGGGTACGCGCTGCCGACGCTGGCGCAGGCGGCGGCCGGTGAGCGGCTGCCGTCGCTGTCCGTGACGCTGGCGTACGTCGGGGCGTGCGGCGGCGACCCGGAGGAGTGGGAGGAGCGCTGGCGGGAGGCGGCGCGGGCGCAGGAGGCCCTGGCCGCGCCGCCGGACGACGACGGCGCGCCGGCGCCGTACCAGGGTCTGGCGCGGTTCGAACCGTCCGACCACGAGCGGTTCTTCGGCCGGGAGCGGCTCACCGACGAGGTGTGGGACGTCGTGCGCGAGCACCGCTGCGCCGTCCTCGTCGGCCCGTCGGGCAGCGGCAAGTCGTCGCTGCTGCGGGCCGGTCTGGTGCCCCGGCTGCGGCGGGCCGAGGACCTCTCCCTGCGCCCGGCGGCCGTGCGGCTGCTCACGCCGGGCGAACATCCGCTGCGGGGCCGCCGCGAGGTGTTCGCCCCGGCCCCGGGCGACGGTGACACGTGGCTGCTGGTCGACCAGTTCGAGGAGGTCCACACGCTGTGCCGGGACCCCGAGGAACGTGCGGAGTTCGTCCGGCTGCTGCTGGCCGCGGACGACCCGGCGAGCCGGCTGCGGGTGCTGATCGCCGTGCGGGCCGACTTCTACGGCCGGTGCCTGGAGCACCCGGAGCTGGTGGCGGTGGCCCGCCGGGCGAGCGTGCCGGTCGGGCCGATGACGCCGGCGGAGCTGCGGGACGCGGTCGTGAGGCCCGCGGCCGCGCAGGGGCTGATCGTGGAGCGGGCGCTCACGGCGCGGCTGGTGGAGGAGGTGGCCGGGGAGCCGGGCGGGCTGCCGTTGATGTCGCACGCGCTGCTGGAGACGTGGCGGCGGCGCCGCGGCCGGATGCTGACGGCCGCGGCGTACGAGGCCGCGGGCGGGCTGCGCGGCGCCATCGCGCAGAGCGCCGAGGACCTGTACGTCGGGCTGCCGCCGGCGCAGGCGCGGGTGGCGCGCCGGATCCTGCTGCGGCTGATCACCCCCGGCCAGGGCGCGCCGGACACGCGCTGTCCCGTCGCCCGGTCCGCCCTGGAGGGCACCGGCGCGGACCGGGAGGAGACCGGGCCGGTGCTGGAGCGGCTGGCACGGGCGCGGCTGGTCGTCCTCGACGACGACATGGTCGACCTCACCCACGAGGCGCTGATCACCGCGTGGCCCCGGCTGCGCGGCTGGCTCGACGAGAGCCGGCAGCGCCTGCTGCTGCACCGCCGCCTGAGCCAGGCGGCGCAGGCGTGGGACGAGCTGCACCGGGACCCCGCGTCCCTGTACCGGGGCGGTCGGCTGGCCGAGGCGGAGGCGGTGTTCGGCGCGGACCCCGACGGTGAACTGACCGCGCTGGAGGCGGAGTTCCTCGGCGCCTCGCGCCGGGCGGCCGCCCGTGAGCGGCGTCGCCGGCGGGGGCTGCTGTCGGCGCTGGCCGCCCTGGTGGTGCTGTCCCTGGTGGCCGGCGTGACCGCGTGGCGGGAGAGGGAGGCGGGCGACCGGCGCCAGGAGGAGGCCACGTCCCGGCGGCTCGCGTCACTGGCGCGGAACCTGGCGTCGAGCGACCCCCGCACGGCCCGGCGCCTCGGCCTCGCGGCGTGGCGGGTCAGTCCGACGACGGAGGCCCGGGCGGCGCTGGCGGGGGCGGCGGCGCAGCGGGAGGAGGACATGTTCGTGTGGGGGCGGGAAGGGCAGTCGGACCCCATGGTGCTGAGCGCCGACGGCTCGACGCTGGCCGCCGCGGGGGAACGGTCGGTGACCGTCGCCGAGGCGCACGCGGCGGGGCGGTCCGCGACGCTCCCCCTGACCGACGCCCTCACACTGCTGGACCTCTCGCCCGACGGGCGCAGGCTCCTCATGGGAACGCCGGACAGCCGGTTCCGGGTGTACGACGTGGCCACGCGGAAGCCGCTGGGGCCGCCCTTCGGCCGGGTGGACGGCACGGCGGGCGGTTTCCGGCCCGGCGGGCGGCTCGTGGGCCTCTACCACGGCGATGCGGTGGAGCTGTGGGACGCCAGGGACGGACGCAGGGTCTTCCGGCGCCCGACCACGATGGAGCATCCGGTCACCGAGGGCGCCGGCAGCGACCGGCTGCTCGCCGTGTGCGTCCGGCCCGGCACGTTGGAGATCTGGGACGTGTACGGCCGCCGCACCGTCCGGTCCCTGCCGGCCGCGGCCCAGCGAACGGCGTGCCGCGGCGGCAGCGGGGCCCTGCTCTCCAGCGTGCTGATCGACGGCTCCGGCAGGCGTCTGGTCGTGGTGGACGAGGAGGGTGCGCGCTCGTGGGACCTGGCGTCGGGACGCGAACTGCCGCGCATCCGTCATGCGGGCCTCCGGGCCGCGGCCGTCAGCGTCGACGGGGCGCTTCTCGCGGCGGCGGACGAGACCGACATCCTGCTGTGGCGGCTGTCGGATCCCGGTCGTCCCGTCTTCCGGCACCCGTCGAACGCGCCCGGTGTCTCGCAGCTGCGGCTGGACGTCCGGCGCGGAACGGTCCGCTACCTGGCGGGGATCCGGGGCGGCGCCGTGCACACGCTGCGGCTGGGGGACGCGGCGGGCGGTCCGTGGGGCCGGGAGAGAACACGGGCGGCCGCGTTCAGTCCGGACGGCGCGCTGCTCGCCACCATGGCCCGCAGCGGGTCCACCATCCGTTTCCGCCTGCGCTCCACGCGCCCCGGGGGCCGCGTCGTCGACTTCCCGCCGCTGCGCTGCCTCGGGGACCCGAACACGGACGCGGACTGGGACGAGGCGTGCCACGGGCTGATGGCCTTCAGCCCCGACGGTGCCCGCTTCGCGTACGGGATCAGCACCTGGGACACCGAGGGCGACCTTCCCGCCGCGACACCGCTGGCCGTGTGGGACACCCGGCGCCATGTCCAGGTGGTGTCCTTCCAGGCGGGCGACGGGGTGCACGGAAACCCCGGCGGGGCCGCCGCGCTCGCCTTCACACCGGACGGGTCCCTCCTGACGTACGGATCCGGGACGCTGGAGGTGTGGGACGCGGCCACGGGCCGCCGCGTGGGCCGGCTGCCGAACGCCGAACCCGAGGTGGCCGGCTCCGAGTCGATGGACGGTGCGCCGGCCGGCACCCTCGTCGTACGGCCCGACGGCGGGTTCGCCGCCACGGCGTACGGCGTCCACTTCGCCATCCGGTCGGTCCGCGAACCGTCGCTCCGGTCGGCGCCGCTGCGGCGTGCCCTCGGGCAGGAGCAGCCCACGGTCGTCGCCTACGGCCCGGACGGGAAGCGCCTCGCCGTGGGAGAGACGAGCGGACTCGTCGGCGTGTGGGACGGGAGCGCGACCCGGCGCCTGGCCGTGCTGCCCGCCGCGGGGTCCGGCGGGGCAGACGAGGAGCTGACGGCGGTGACCGCCCTCGCCTTCTCGCCCGACGGTTCCGTGCTGGCCACCGGGGACCGGTCCGGGGCCGTGCGGCTGTGGGACACGGCGTCGGGGCTGCCGCTGGGCGGTCCGCTGCCGACCGCCGGCGACACCGTGCGCGCGCTCGCCTTCGACGAGGGCGGCGCCCGCCTGCTCGTCGCCGGGGAACGGGCCCCGCTGCGGACTTATCCGGTCGGTCCGGAGCGGCTCGCGGCGGTGGTGTGCCGGCGGGGCGGGGGCGGGCTGAGTCCCGCCGAGTGGCGGGCGTACGTCCCCGAACTGCCGTACCGGGAGCAGTGCTGAGCCGGTAAGGGGCGGCGTCCCACGGCATCCCACGGGGAGTGACCTGCGGACGCGTTGTTTTCTGGCTCCGGAGGGGGAGCTGATGAACAACGTCGCGGCCGGTGGACTCGATGGCGACGGCACGGCGGGGCGACCCCCGGGCCGGACGACACACCTGTCCACACCTGTGCGACATCAGAAGGAGACTCATGTCCCTCATGACGAAGACGGCCGTCACCCTCGCGGGGATGACGACCGCCGCGGCCCTGGCCCTGGCGCCCGCGCTGCCCTCGGGGGCGGACGCGGCGCCGAGGACGCAGCCGGTGGCGTCCACCGCGAAGGCGGGCGACGGGATCGAGGCGCTGAAGTTCATCCACGCCGACAAGTGCGCCGACGTGCCGCGCGGTTCGGGCAAGCTGGGGCTCCAGCTGGTGCAGTGGAAGTGCGGCGGCGCCAACACCAACGGCTCGCCCAACCAGTGGTGGCGGATCAAGAGCGCCGGCAACGGCAACTCGTGGATCATGAGCACGAAGACCGGCAAGTGCATGAACGTCCAGCGCGGCAGCAAGGCCAAGGGCGCGTCCGTCATCCAGTGGCACTGCAACAAGCAGGCCAACACGCTGTGGAAGGTCACGAAGCGCGGCGGGAACGGCGGCTGGCAGGCCAAGAACGTCAAGAGCGGCCTGTGCCTGAACGTCCGGGGCGCGAGCAAGTCCGACGGCGCGAAGCTCATCCAGTGGACCTGCGACGGCAAGAACAACAGCCGCTTCTGGCGCATCGACTGATCGCGTGGCCGCACGGGGGAAGGACGGGCGGGCCCGGGGCCGGCGGGTGGCCGGATGGCTGCTCGGGGGCGTCGGCCTCGGGCTCTGCCTCGGGGGTTTCCTCCGGTTGATGGTCGCCGTGCCGTCCGGCCCGGTCACGCCCCTGGTCATGATCGGGTCGGTCGTCCTCCTGGAAGTCTCCTATCGCTGCGGGGAGAACGCCCGGGGGTCGGCGAGCACGTCGGGGGACGGTCCCCGGAGGGAGCCCCGTCGGGGGTGTGCGGGGCTCCCTCCGCCGTCACTGGGGCAGGGCGAAGTCGACGACGTGGATCGGTGAGGGGGTGGTGCCGCTGGACTTCTGCTGGTACATGATCGACAGCACGTTGTCCTGGGCGACTCGGGTCTCGTCGACGACGACCTCGCCGAAGGCGTTGAGGCCGCTGCCGTCGAACAGCACCTTCCAGTCCGTGTAGTTCGACGCCTTGGAGGCGCCGGCGATCCGGCCGTACGGCATGATCGCGTAGGCGTTGTCGTACTTGTCGAGAACCAGCTTGGTGCGCTGGCTGGAGTTGAGCGGGACGGGGATCTCGGTCTTGCGCCAGGCGCCGGTGGTGAGGTCCTTGCGGACGTGGAAGACGCGGCCGTTGGCGGTGCGGTCGCCGACGTAGTTCGTGGTGCACTGCCCGAAGCGGCCCGGTACGTAGCTGATCAGGGCGTGCGGGCGGCTCGCGGAGTCCGTCGCCTGGCTCTCCTGGTTCATCAGGGAGTGGTCGGGGTTCAGGGGGTCGACGACGAGGCCGGTGTCGTTGACGGAGACCCGGTCGGCGCCGCCGGTCGTGCCGACGACGGTCCCGGCGGCGTTGCGCCAGGTGCGGCCGCGGTCGGTGGAACGGACGTAGCCGGTGTCGTGGTTGGTGATGCCGCCGCCGTTGCACATGACGGCGCCGTTCTGCTCGCGCCAGGTGAAGAAGGCGTGCAGGGTGCCGTCGGCGCTGTAGTCGATGCCGTGCAGGTACATGTTGCGGGCGGTGCTGGAGCCGTGCTCGCTGGTGTACGTGCCGGTGGAGGCGGTCCACTCGCCGAGCGCGGTCCAGCGGGTGCCGTCGTACTCGGCGAGGGCGTTGCGGCCGTTGCCGGAGACGGCGACGCGGTAGCTGAGCTGGAGGCGTCCCTCGGGGGTGGCGACGAACTGGGGGTAGGTGAACTGGGAGGTGAGGGCGAGGCCGTCGAGAGTGGTCTGGACGGCGCCGAACTCGCTCGCGGTCCAGGCGCGGCCGCCGGGGTTGTCGAGGAGTCCCGCGTTCGACTTCACGTAGAAGAAGGCGTCGCTGTGGGAGTCCATGTTCAGGTGGAGGCGGCCGTCGATGCGGGAGACGCCCATGGAGATGACGTTGTGGGAGTCGTCGTAGCGCAGCGTGTGGGCGAGCTTGACGGTCTGCCAGGTGGTGGCGCCGAGGGGGCGGCGGGCGACGACGGCGCTGCGGTCGGCGGTGTACCAGGCGGCGTACTGGTAGCCCTTGTAGGTGAGGAGGCCGTTCTTCTGGAAGGAGTTGTTGTTGACCAGGCCGTTGTACGACACGAAGTAGAGGGCCTGGGAGTCGAGCCGGGTGTCGCCGATCCGGCTGACGGCGGGGGCCGGGTCGGCGGCGTTCGCGGTGCCGGTGAGGGCCAGGGTGGCGAGGAGGGCGGTGGCCGTGGCCGCGGCGGCCAGGGGTCGTCTCATGGGCGGGCTCCTAGGCGAGGTGGAACACTTCGGTGAGGGGTTTCATCGCCTCGTCGGGGCGGGTCCCGTCGAGCGCTTCGAAGAAGTCGGCCATCTCGGCCTGCCAGCGGGCGTTGACGTCCGTCGCCGCCATGGCGGCCCGGGCCCTGGCGAAGTCCTCGGTCTCCAGGTAGCCGACCAGCAGGCCGTCCTCGCGGAGGAAGAGGGAGTAGTTGTGCCAGCCGGTGGCGGAGAGCGCCGCGAGCATCTCGGGCCAGACGGCCGCGTGCCGCTCGCGGTACTCGTCGAGGCGGTCCCGGCGGACTTTCAGCAGGAAGCAGACGCGCTGCACGTGTCCGCCCCCTCTCAGAAGTCGAACTGGTCGATGTTGCTCTTGTCGAAGACGGTCGGCGGGCCGAGGATGATCTCGCCGTCCTTGCCGATCGTGTACTCGCCGAGCCGGCCGGCCTTGAACTTCTCGCCCTCGGTGCCGGTGATCTGCCCGGAGGCCAGGGCCGCGGCGGCGTAGGCGCCGAGGTAGCCGAGGTCCTTGGGGTTCCACAGCGCGAACTGCTCGACGGTGCCGTCCTTGACGTACTTGCGCATCTGGTTGGGCGTGCCGAGGCCCTTGACGACGACCTTGCCCTTGTACGAGGAGGAGCTGATGTAGCGGGCGGCCGCGGCGATGCCGACGGTGGTGGGCGAGATGATGCCCTTCAGGTTCGGGTACGCCTTGAGGAGGCCCTGGGTCTCCTGGAAGGACTTCTGGTCGTCGTCGTCCCCGTACGCGACCTTGACCAGCTTCATGTCCTTGTACTCGGGCTTCTTCAGCTCGTCCTTCATGAACTCGATCCAGGTGTTCTGGTTGGTCGCGTTCTGGGTGGCGGAGAGGATGGCTATCTCGCCCTTGTGGCCGAGCTGCTCGGCGATGTTGCGGACCTGGCTGCGGCCGATCTCCTCGGAGCTTGCCTGGTTGATGAAGAGCTGGCGGCAGTCCTTGGCCGTGTCGGAGTCGTAGGCGACGACCTTGATGTCCTGCTTCATCGCGGTCTTCAGCGGGGTGCAGACGGCGTTGGGGTCGTTGGCGGCGATGAGGATGGCGTCCTGGCGCTGCTGGATCAGCGTGTTGATGTAGGACACCTGGGAGGAGGCGCTGGCGTCGGAGGGGCCGACCTCCTTGCCGGTGCCGCCGAACTCCTTGGCGGCCTCGATGCCGGCCTCGTCGACGATCTTCTCGTACGGGTTGTTGATCTGCTTGGGCAGGAAGGCGAGCTTCAGGTCCTTCTTCAGGGCCGCGTCCGGGTTGGCGGAGGCCTTGGCGACGGAGCCGGTGGAGTCCTTGGCGGCGGAGTCCTTGGTGGTGCCGGAGCAGCCGGCGAGGGTGACGGCGAGGGCGCTGACGGCGGATACGGCGGCGAGGGTGGAGCGTCGGGTGCGGGAGCGCAGGTGCATCGGCGGAGAGCCTTTCGGGTGCGCCGGGCCGGGGGCGGGCCGGCGAGGAGGAGGGGTTGGGGGTGGGGGCGCGGGGGCGCCGGTCAGGGAACGGGTTCGGTGGCGGCGCGGCGGTGGCGGCGTTCGGTGAGGACCGCGACCAGCCGTGGGGTGAGGACGGAGGCGATGAGGAGGACCCCGGTGACGACGACCTGGATCTCGCTGGAGACGTCGTTGAGGGTGAGCAGATTGCGCAGCAGGCCGACGAGGAGCACTCCGGCGACGGCGCCGCCGAGGGTGCCCTTGCCGCCGTCGAAGTCGATGCCGCCGAGGAGGACGGAGGCGATGACGACGAGTTCGAGGCCGAAGCCGTTGTCGGCGCGGGCGCTGCCGTAGCGGAGGGTGTAGACGATGCCGGCGAAGGACGCCACGGTTCCGGAGACCACGAACAGGGCCAGCTTGATGCGCTTGACGCGGATGCCGGCGAAGTAGGCGGCGTCCTCCTGCGCGCCGATGGCGAACAGGGACCGGCCGAAGCCCGCGCCGTGCAGGACGACGGCGGCGACCACCGCGAGGACGGCGAACAGGGCGACCGGATACGGGATGAACGTGCCCGGCACGGTCTGCGTGTACGTGGCCCACTGGGCGTACGACTCGGGGAAGTCGGCGACCGCCTTGGTGCCGAGGACCACGGAGGCCAGGCCGCGGAAGAGGGCCAGGGTGCCGATGGTGACGGCCAGCGAGGGCAGCCCGACGCGGGTGACCAGCCAGCCGTTGAGGAGTCCGCCGAGCGCGCCGACCAGCAGGCAGACGGGGACGATCAGTTCGAACGCCCAGCCCGCGTCCCACAGGGAGCCGGCCAGGGCGCTGGACAGGCCCAGCATCGAGGCGACGGACAGGTCGACCTGGCCGGCGACGACCAGCAGCGTCATCGGGAGGGCGATCAGCGCGACCTCGGCGATGTCGTTGAGGGCGGCGGAGAGGTTCGCGGTGTCGGCGAAGCCGTCGGTGGTTCCGGTTCCGACGAGGAACACGGCGACCAGGAGGGCGCCGACGACGCTGTCCCAGCGCAGCAGCTTGGCAAGGGGGCTCATCGCCTGCTCCTCTTCCTCAGGGCGTTGGTGGTGCGGACCTGCACGACGCGGTCGGCGGTGATCGCGAGGATCAGCAGGGCTCCGGTGATGGCCTGCTCCCAGAACGGGTCGACCTTGAGGACGACCAGGGCGCCGGAGATCGTCGTCAGGAGCAGGGCGCCGAGCGCCGCGCCCCAGACGGAGCCGGTGCCGCCGGTGATGGCCACGCCGCCCACGACGACGGCGCTGACGACGGTCAGCTCCCAGCCGGTCGCCGCGCCGGCGACGACGGTGCCGAAGCGGGCGAGCCACAGGGCGCCCGCGAGGCCGGCCACGGCGCCGGAGAAGACGTACGCGGCGAGGACGCGGCGGCGGATCGGGATGCCGGCGAGCCGGGCGGCCTCGGGGCTGGAGCCGATGGCGTACAGCTCGCGTCCGCTGCGGTAGGTGCGCAGGTAGTAGGCGGTGGCGGCGAGGACGAGGGCGGCGATCAGCGGCAGGTAGGGGATGCCGAGGACGCTGCCGCTGCCGAGCGACAGGACCGCTTCGGGCAGGTTGACCGCGTTGATCTGGCCGCCTTCGGCGAGCGCGTAGTCGACGCCCTGGAGGACGTACAGCATGCCGAGCGTGACGACGAGCGCCGGGACCTTGCCGAGGCTGACCAGGGCTCCGCTGACGAGGCCGCACAGGGCGCCGACGGCGATGCCGAGGAGCATGGTGACGACCGGGCCGTGGCTGCTGCCGGAGACGAAGTCGCCGCAGGTGAAGGCGGTGAGGCCGACGACCGAGCCGACCGACAGGTCGATGTTGCGGGTGACCACGACGACGGACTGGCCGACGGCGAGGAGCACCAGGATGGACGCGTTGAGGAGCAGGTCCTTGACGCCCTGGCTGTCGAGGAACGCCGGGTTGGCGATCCAGGTGCCGAGGACGAGCAGGACGAGTGCTCCGCCGATGGCGGCCTCGCGGGCCCGGAAGACGGCGTCGACCAGGGTGCGGGCGTCGCCCGTGCGCGCCGGGGCGGCGTGGGCGGGGGGCTTGTCGAGGGCCGTCGTCATGCCGCCTTCTCCTCTGCTGTACGGCCGGTCGCGGCGGCCATCACCGTCTCCTCGGTGGCCTCGGCGCGCGGGATCTCGGCGACGAGCCGTCCCTCGTGCATGACGAGGACCCGGTCGGCCATGCCCAGGACCTCGGGGAGGTCGGAGGAGACCATGAGCACGGCGAGACCTTCGGCGGCGAGTCCCGACAGCAGCCGGTGCACCTCGGCCTTGGTGCCGACGTCGATGCCGCGGGTGGGCTCGTCGACGATGAGCACGGACGGCTCGGTGGCCAGCCACTTGGCGAGGACGACCTTCTGCTGGTTGCCGCCGGACAGCACGCCGACGCTGTCGGAGAGCCGGTTGTACTTGAGCTGGAGCCGGACGGCCCAGTCGGCGGCCCTGCCCCGTTCCAGGGAGCGGCGGACGAGGCCGCCGCGGCCGAGCCGGCCGAGGCCGGTGAGGCCGATGTTGCGCTCGATGGACATATCCATCACGAGGCCGCGCTGCCGCCGGTCCTCGGGGACGAGGGCGATCCCGGCGTCCATGGCGGCCGTGGGCGAACCGGCGGGCAGTGCGCGGCCGTCGACGTGGACCTCGCCGGCGTCGAAGCGGTCGACGCCGAACACGGCCTGGACGACCTCGCTGCGGCCGGCGCCGACGAGGCCGGCGAGGGCGACGATCTCGCCGCGCCGTACGTCGAAGGAGACGTCCCGGAAGACGCCCTCGCGGGTGAGGCGGCGGACGGACAGGGCGGTGTCGCCGATGCGGGCCTGCTGCTTGGGGTACAGCTCGTCGAGGTCGCGGCCGACCATCCGGCGGACGAGGTCGTCCTCGCTGAGGCCGTCGAGGGGTTCGGAGGAGATCCAGCGGCCGTCGCGCAGGGTGGTGACGCGCTGGCAGAGCCGGAAGATCTCTTCGAGCCGGTGGGAGATGAAGAGGACGGCGGCGCCCTCGGCGCGCAGGGCCTCGACGACGGAGAAGAGGCGGGCGGTCTCGCCGCCGGTGAGGGCGGCGGTCGGCTCGTCCATGATCAGGACGCGGGCGTCGAAGGAGAGCGCCTTGGCGATCTCGACGATCTGCTGGTCGGCGATGGACAGGCCGCGGGCGGGCCGGCCGGGGTCGAGGTCGACGCCGAGGCGGGCCATGAGCGCGGCCGTCGCGGCGTGCACGGCCCTGCGGTCGATGCGGCCGAGCGATCGGCGGGGCTGGCGGCCCATGAAGATGTTCTCGGCGATGGACAGGTCCGGGAAGAGCGTCGGTTCCTGGTAGATCACCGCGATGCCCGCGTCGCGCGCGTCGGCGGGGCCGTGGAACTCCACGGTGGCGCCGTCGAGGAGGACCTGGCCGGTGTCGGGCCGGTGCACTCCGGCGAGGGTCTTGATGAGCGTGGACTTGCCGGCGCCGTTCTCACCGGCGAGCGCGTGCGCCTCGCCGGGGTACAGCTGCAGGGACACGTCCTGCAAGGCCCGTACGGCGCCGAAGGACTTGGAGACGTCCTTCAGGGCCAGGACGGGGGGCGGGCCCGCATCGGGCTGTTTCATGAGGGGCTCCTCAGCGGCGGTGGCGGTGCCTCCCACGCCGTGAAAGGTTTCAACGAGGTTTCCCGGAAGCTAGACGCGCTCCGGCGGCGACGTCAATGGGTTGCCCGCTGAAACTTTCGATGCTTGGTCGTTTCGTGATGTGAACCGGGGTCAACGGGCCGGGACCCTCTTGACATGACCTGCGGGCACCCATAGCTTCGCCGCGATGAAACGATTCATAAACCACCCGCACGGCACTCAGGAGCGCTGACGATGACGAGCCGAGCCGATGTCCCAGCCGTGAAGGCAGCCCTGAAATCCCAGGCCGTCGAGACCCCGTCCTGGGCCTACGGGAACTCCGGCACCCGTTTCAAGGTG is a window encoding:
- a CDS encoding sugar ABC transporter ATP-binding protein; the encoded protein is MKQPDAGPPPVLALKDVSKSFGAVRALQDVSLQLYPGEAHALAGENGAGKSTLIKTLAGVHRPDTGQVLLDGATVEFHGPADARDAGIAVIYQEPTLFPDLSIAENIFMGRQPRRSLGRIDRRAVHAATAALMARLGVDLDPGRPARGLSIADQQIVEIAKALSFDARVLIMDEPTAALTGGETARLFSVVEALRAEGAAVLFISHRLEEIFRLCQRVTTLRDGRWISSEPLDGLSEDDLVRRMVGRDLDELYPKQQARIGDTALSVRRLTREGVFRDVSFDVRRGEIVALAGLVGAGRSEVVQAVFGVDRFDAGEVHVDGRALPAGSPTAAMDAGIALVPEDRRQRGLVMDMSIERNIGLTGLGRLGRGGLVRRSLERGRAADWAVRLQLKYNRLSDSVGVLSGGNQQKVVLAKWLATEPSVLIVDEPTRGIDVGTKAEVHRLLSGLAAEGLAVLMVSSDLPEVLGMADRVLVMHEGRLVAEIPRAEATEETVMAAATGRTAEEKAA